In the genome of Nocardioides marmoribigeumensis, one region contains:
- a CDS encoding YihY/virulence factor BrkB family protein — protein MAGQEEHPAATWERLQARARAVGETSWRLVVSTVATCLRNRVTGLAAEAAFFALLSLPPLIFGLTGSIGWFVQNFTDQRVGEFKAEVVRLALKLFTDNTVQSIIVPTMNDVLRTPRYDVASIGFILALWSGSRALNVFVDTVTIMYGLGGHRGIVRTRVLSFSLYVLGLVTGIITIPLVVAGPRLVDKVLPARLDALNALYWPVVVVLCIVFTATLYHVSVPVRTSWRYNLPGAALTLLIWVVGSYILRWVLTITARESTSIYGPLSAPIAVMIWLYIIAIAVLIGAALNASFDQLWPESGPARARIELVRRLRERARQLRARQAEAAYDDLDLAEGDELTVALPAYQEPDPAPDESPGRDTVRR, from the coding sequence ATGGCGGGCCAGGAGGAGCATCCCGCCGCCACCTGGGAGCGTCTCCAGGCCCGAGCCAGGGCGGTCGGCGAGACGTCGTGGCGGCTGGTGGTGTCGACCGTCGCCACGTGTCTGCGCAACCGGGTGACCGGCCTGGCCGCCGAGGCGGCCTTCTTCGCGCTGCTGTCGCTCCCGCCCCTGATCTTCGGCCTCACCGGCTCCATCGGCTGGTTCGTGCAGAACTTCACCGACCAGCGGGTGGGGGAGTTCAAGGCCGAGGTGGTCCGGCTCGCGCTCAAGCTGTTCACCGACAACACCGTGCAGAGCATCATCGTGCCGACGATGAACGACGTGCTGAGGACGCCTCGCTACGACGTCGCCTCCATCGGCTTCATCCTCGCCCTGTGGTCGGGCTCGCGGGCGCTCAACGTCTTCGTCGACACCGTCACGATCATGTACGGCCTCGGCGGCCACCGCGGCATCGTGCGCACCCGTGTGCTGTCGTTCTCGCTCTACGTCCTCGGCCTGGTCACCGGGATCATCACGATCCCGCTCGTGGTGGCCGGTCCCCGACTGGTCGACAAGGTGCTTCCGGCCCGGCTCGACGCGCTCAACGCGCTCTACTGGCCCGTGGTCGTGGTGCTCTGCATCGTGTTCACCGCGACGCTCTACCACGTGTCGGTGCCGGTGCGGACCTCGTGGCGCTACAACCTCCCCGGGGCCGCGCTCACCCTGCTGATCTGGGTGGTCGGGTCCTACATCCTGCGGTGGGTCCTCACCATCACTGCGCGGGAGTCGACCTCGATCTACGGCCCGCTGTCGGCGCCGATCGCGGTGATGATCTGGCTCTACATCATCGCGATCGCGGTGCTCATCGGTGCCGCGCTCAACGCCTCCTTCGACCAGCTGTGGCCCGAGTCCGGGCCGGCGCGGGCGCGCATCGAGCTGGTCCGCCGGCTGCGCGAGCGCGCCCGCCAGCTGAGGGCGCGCCAGGCCGAGGCGGCATACGACGACCTCGACCTGGCCGAGGGCGACGAGCTGACCGTCGCCCTGCCCGCCTACCAGGAGCCCGACCCCGCCCCCGACGAGAGCCCGGGGCGCGACACGGTCCGCCGCTGA
- a CDS encoding VOC family protein, protein MTTLFAGLLVSDLPRAERWWTAALGSEPLMRPNDTEVVWEAGGGYVYVDAHLDGRVAGQGQVTLFLDEGHDLEERVRALAAHEISPVLDETYDNGVRKVTFADPDGNRLGLGARPA, encoded by the coding sequence GTGACCACGCTGTTCGCCGGGCTGCTGGTCTCCGACCTCCCTCGCGCCGAACGCTGGTGGACGGCCGCGCTCGGGTCCGAGCCGCTGATGCGACCCAACGACACCGAGGTCGTGTGGGAGGCCGGCGGTGGCTACGTCTACGTCGACGCCCACCTCGACGGGCGCGTCGCCGGGCAGGGCCAGGTGACGCTGTTCCTCGACGAGGGCCACGACCTCGAGGAGCGCGTCCGCGCCCTTGCCGCGCACGAGATCTCACCCGTCCTCGACGAGACCTACGACAACGGCGTCCGCAAGGTCACCTTCGCCGACCCGGATGGCAACCGTCTGGGGCTGGGGGCCCGCCCCGCCTGA
- a CDS encoding potassium channel family protein, producing MPDVVPESTLGSIRFPEIVRSPGWILTRRILIAVALLLVTIAIVYADRTGYRDTADPTGKVDLSDAFYYTTVTLSTTGYGDITPVSESARLVNAILITPLRIAFLVLLIGTTIEALTSQSREMYRVSRWRRRMKNHVVIVGYGTKGRSAIETLLGNGVSREDMVVVDPSQSAVQDANNDGLTAVVGDATRRDVLRRAGAAQAKQIIITTDRDDSTVLSVLNARQLNTRAYVVAAVRESDNVRLVRQSGADAVVTSSDAVGRLLGLSAVSPALGSVIDDLLSYGEGLEVAERDLLVPEVGKQPQQLPDQVIAVVRDNKVHRYYEPVVTQLARGDRLVVVRPAEELPWAPRPGTHDEDFADDED from the coding sequence GTGCCCGACGTCGTGCCTGAGTCCACGCTGGGGTCCATCCGGTTCCCCGAGATCGTGCGCTCGCCCGGGTGGATCCTGACCCGACGCATCCTGATCGCGGTCGCGCTGCTGCTGGTGACGATCGCCATCGTCTACGCCGACCGCACCGGCTACCGCGACACCGCCGACCCCACCGGCAAGGTCGACCTGTCCGACGCGTTCTACTACACGACGGTCACGCTCAGCACCACGGGCTACGGCGACATCACCCCGGTCTCCGAGTCCGCGCGCCTGGTCAACGCGATCCTGATCACCCCGTTGCGCATCGCCTTCCTGGTGCTGCTGATCGGCACGACCATCGAGGCGCTCACCAGCCAGAGCCGGGAGATGTACCGGGTGTCCCGGTGGAGGAGACGGATGAAGAACCACGTCGTGATCGTCGGCTACGGCACCAAGGGCCGCAGCGCCATCGAGACCCTGCTGGGCAACGGGGTCTCCCGCGAGGACATGGTCGTCGTCGACCCCAGCCAGAGCGCGGTCCAGGACGCCAACAACGACGGCCTGACCGCGGTCGTCGGCGACGCCACCCGGCGCGACGTGTTGCGGCGCGCGGGGGCCGCGCAGGCCAAGCAGATCATCATCACCACCGACCGCGACGACTCCACGGTGCTGTCGGTGCTCAACGCGCGCCAGCTCAACACCCGCGCCTACGTCGTCGCCGCGGTCCGCGAGAGCGACAACGTCCGCCTGGTGCGGCAGTCCGGTGCCGACGCGGTCGTCACCTCCTCCGACGCCGTCGGCCGGCTGCTCGGCCTGTCCGCGGTCTCGCCGGCCCTCGGCTCGGTGATCGACGACCTGCTCTCCTACGGCGAGGGGCTCGAGGTCGCCGAGCGCGACCTGCTCGTCCCCGAGGTGGGCAAGCAGCCCCAGCAGCTGCCCGACCAGGTCATCGCGGTCGTGCGGGACAACAAGGTGCATCGCTACTACGAGCCCGTCGTCACCCAGCTCGCCCGCGGCGACCGCCTGGTCGTCGTACGCCCCGCGGAGGAGCTGCCGTGGGCGCCCCGCCCGGGCACCCACGACGAGGACTTCGCCGACGACGAGGACTGA
- a CDS encoding alpha-amylase family glycosyl hydrolase encodes MAGDWLADAIVYEIYPQSFADSDGDGIGDLRGVIEHLDHIESLGVDTIWFNPCFASPFVDAGYDVSDYLRIAPRYGTNDDLVELVGRARERGIRVLLDLVAGHTSIEHPWFQEELHADGPSPDGDRYVWIEELPTWAWDSTIPGTPGWVPSPGPRPGWYLKNFYDEQPALNFGWTETPPDEPWRDGVDDPGPMRNKEMLREVLDFWLSRGVAGFRVDMAFSLVKDQHGKNRGTVATTRIWRDLQAWLASAHPDAVLVPEGSEPRTGLGFGFDADFFLVIQPEHGSLFDNKGAGILPFQHNPEPFFHADGRGTTRPFLDGWARAKADDPARRVIMATADHDFSRLRTDPRTPEELGAALTFLFTWGTVPSLYYGDEIGMRYLPGLPDVEGSICNPAYNRSGCRTPMQWDDSPNAGFSTAPAEALYLPIDPSGDRPTVAAQERDPGSTLHLVRRLAALRRATPALGGRASTTVLHEGYPFTWRRGDSHVVVVNPRREPAEVELDGLAGATVLLGQGVGLTAAGLRAEGFGYAVLELA; translated from the coding sequence GTGGCAGGTGACTGGCTGGCCGACGCGATCGTCTACGAGATCTACCCGCAGTCCTTCGCGGACTCCGACGGGGACGGGATCGGCGACCTGCGCGGGGTGATCGAGCACCTCGACCACATCGAGTCGCTCGGGGTGGACACGATCTGGTTCAACCCGTGCTTCGCCTCGCCGTTCGTCGACGCGGGGTACGACGTGTCGGACTACCTGCGCATCGCGCCGCGCTACGGCACCAACGACGACCTCGTCGAGCTCGTCGGCCGGGCCCGCGAGCGTGGCATCCGGGTCCTGCTCGACCTCGTCGCCGGCCACACCTCGATCGAGCACCCGTGGTTCCAGGAGGAGCTGCACGCCGACGGCCCGAGCCCGGACGGCGACCGCTACGTCTGGATCGAGGAGCTGCCGACCTGGGCGTGGGACTCCACGATCCCGGGCACCCCGGGCTGGGTGCCGTCCCCGGGGCCGCGTCCGGGGTGGTACCTCAAGAACTTCTACGACGAGCAGCCCGCGCTCAACTTCGGGTGGACCGAGACCCCTCCGGACGAGCCGTGGCGCGACGGCGTCGACGACCCGGGACCGATGCGCAACAAGGAGATGCTGCGCGAGGTCCTCGACTTCTGGCTGAGCAGGGGCGTCGCCGGGTTCCGCGTGGACATGGCGTTCTCCCTGGTCAAGGACCAGCACGGCAAGAACAGGGGCACGGTCGCCACGACCCGGATCTGGCGCGACCTCCAGGCCTGGCTGGCCTCCGCGCACCCCGACGCGGTGCTGGTCCCCGAGGGGTCCGAGCCGCGCACGGGTCTCGGCTTCGGGTTCGACGCCGACTTCTTCCTGGTCATCCAGCCCGAGCACGGCAGCCTCTTCGACAACAAGGGCGCGGGGATCCTGCCGTTCCAGCACAACCCCGAGCCGTTCTTCCACGCCGACGGCCGGGGCACGACCCGGCCCTTCCTCGACGGCTGGGCCCGGGCGAAGGCCGACGACCCGGCGCGCCGGGTGATCATGGCCACCGCGGACCACGACTTCAGCCGACTGCGCACCGACCCGCGCACGCCCGAGGAGCTCGGGGCCGCCCTCACCTTCCTGTTCACCTGGGGCACGGTGCCCTCGCTCTACTACGGCGACGAGATCGGGATGCGCTACCTCCCCGGCCTGCCCGACGTCGAGGGCTCGATCTGCAACCCGGCGTACAACCGCTCGGGCTGCCGCACCCCGATGCAGTGGGACGACTCGCCCAACGCCGGCTTCTCGACCGCGCCGGCCGAGGCGCTCTACCTCCCGATCGACCCCTCCGGCGACCGCCCGACGGTGGCGGCCCAGGAGCGGGACCCCGGCTCGACCCTCCACCTCGTGCGGCGACTCGCCGCCCTGCGCCGGGCGACCCCGGCGCTCGGGGGCCGGGCGAGCACGACCGTCCTGCACGAGGGCTACCCGTTCACCTGGCGGCGCGGTGACTCCCACGTCGTCGTGGTCAACCCGCGCCGCGAGCCTGCCGAGGTGGAGCTCGACGGGCTCGCCGGCGCGACGGTCCTCCTCGGGCAGGGGGTCGGGCTGACCGCTGCCGGTCTGCGGGCCGAGGGCTTCGGCTACGCCGTGCTCGAGCTCGCCTGA
- a CDS encoding HNH endonuclease signature motif containing protein: MTATAGFTAPAPEDLTSQGRGWRREVLLSGVRAEKRTIEAAEARKLSLVTEWADLHRADTVALDGDTLLPVSGSAPAPASVDLGSLPILMSGVPVEEYCVTELATALRTSHAAARSLTQDALELRERLPRCWARVHAGKLPAWKARTVAQQTHSLPDEAADWVDRNLAPFTTSLSVTRIKNAINAAVLRFDPDRAAAEAEAASDRRGVWFDYEHGADDLVLQDSRPDGTMRFEGLASVPDALAFRDALKTTATELGILGDDSPELVRMSKAIGILADPQHAIDLSHSADHALEAEAEPEAARGEPVPRRRPNRARSPLGVERPIHLHLHTSTDVARIQASGLPHAASPISRAAVEQWLADLAPGTRVQVTPVIDLNHHHAVDAYEAPDHLRALVDERDHGCVFPYCTNRGRYDLDHTDPFLDPDDGGPPGQTGNHNLAKLCRHHHRAKTHGHWTYRRVTDPWDLDIGWPDPHRDEQHPPVTSTADRGGPPAAYRWDSPLGHAYLVTATGTYPLD; the protein is encoded by the coding sequence ATGACAGCGACCGCCGGGTTCACCGCCCCCGCCCCTGAGGACCTGACCTCCCAGGGCCGTGGGTGGCGCCGTGAGGTGCTGCTGTCCGGGGTCCGTGCCGAGAAACGCACGATCGAGGCCGCCGAGGCCCGCAAGCTGTCCCTGGTCACCGAGTGGGCCGACCTGCACCGCGCCGACACGGTCGCCCTCGACGGCGACACGCTGCTCCCCGTGTCCGGTTCTGCGCCGGCCCCGGCCTCGGTGGACCTGGGCAGCCTGCCGATCCTGATGTCCGGGGTGCCGGTCGAGGAGTACTGCGTGACCGAGCTGGCCACCGCGCTGCGCACCAGCCACGCCGCGGCGCGGTCGTTGACCCAGGACGCCCTGGAGCTCCGCGAGCGTCTGCCCCGCTGCTGGGCCCGGGTCCACGCCGGCAAGCTCCCCGCCTGGAAGGCCCGCACCGTGGCCCAGCAGACCCACTCACTCCCCGATGAGGCGGCGGACTGGGTCGACCGCAACCTCGCCCCGTTCACCACCAGCCTGTCGGTGACCCGGATCAAGAACGCCATCAACGCCGCGGTCCTGCGCTTCGACCCCGACCGTGCCGCCGCCGAGGCCGAGGCCGCCTCCGACCGGCGGGGGGTGTGGTTCGACTACGAGCACGGGGCCGACGACCTCGTCCTGCAGGACAGCCGCCCCGACGGCACCATGCGGTTCGAGGGCCTCGCCTCGGTCCCCGACGCACTGGCCTTCCGCGACGCACTCAAGACCACGGCCACCGAGCTGGGCATCCTCGGCGACGACTCCCCCGAGCTGGTCCGCATGTCCAAGGCCATCGGGATCCTCGCCGACCCGCAGCACGCCATCGACCTGTCCCACTCCGCCGACCACGCCCTCGAAGCCGAAGCCGAGCCCGAAGCCGCGAGGGGGGAACCGGTGCCCCGCCGCCGGCCGAACCGGGCCCGGAGCCCGCTCGGGGTCGAGCGCCCCATCCACCTGCACCTGCACACCTCCACCGACGTCGCCCGCATCCAGGCGAGCGGCCTGCCCCACGCCGCGTCACCGATCAGCCGGGCCGCGGTCGAGCAGTGGCTCGCCGACCTCGCCCCCGGCACACGCGTGCAGGTCACCCCCGTGATCGACCTCAACCACCACCACGCCGTCGACGCCTACGAAGCCCCCGACCACCTCCGCGCCCTGGTCGACGAACGCGACCACGGCTGCGTGTTCCCCTACTGCACCAACCGAGGCCGCTACGACCTCGACCACACCGACCCGTTCCTCGACCCCGACGACGGCGGACCACCCGGGCAGACGGGCAACCACAACCTCGCCAAGCTCTGCCGACACCACCACCGAGCCAAGACCCACGGACACTGGACCTACCGACGCGTCACCGACCCCTGGGACCTCGACATCGGCTGGCCCGACCCACACCGGGACGAGCAGCACCCACCCGTGACCTCCACCGCCGACCGCGGCGGACCACCCGCCGCCTACCGCTGGGACTCACCCCTCGGCCACGCCTACCTCGTCACCGCCACCGGCACCTACCCCCTCGACTGA